One segment of Aquimarina sp. BL5 DNA contains the following:
- a CDS encoding N-acetylmuramoyl-L-alanine amidase: MKATSIANHENTFFETGRDSDGKEFVLTPNTVPIKGTNESMPYISCRQKNGDTSFYEQEKNTKTQIVLHYTAGYLKGDVAALSKPNYRVSVPFIIARNGTILNMWSSAYWAYHLGSGAVGGNTNGAKRTIAIEMSNIGFLKRIGDQLVTVYSDTDVYCHMNETRFYTKLDIPYRGEQYYARYTIRQYKSLALLLRYLTAEYKIPAVFLPEDKRYDIVAENELVNFKGITSHVNYRSSGKWDIGPAFDWQKVMEEL; the protein is encoded by the coding sequence ATGAAGGCAACTAGTATAGCAAATCATGAGAATACTTTTTTTGAAACAGGAAGAGACTCAGACGGAAAAGAATTTGTATTAACTCCAAATACGGTTCCAATTAAAGGAACTAACGAGTCCATGCCTTATATAAGTTGTAGGCAAAAAAATGGAGATACTTCATTTTATGAGCAAGAGAAAAACACAAAAACACAGATTGTACTGCATTATACCGCGGGCTATTTAAAAGGAGACGTGGCGGCTTTGTCCAAGCCTAATTATCGGGTATCAGTACCTTTTATCATTGCCAGAAATGGTACTATTCTTAATATGTGGTCTTCTGCCTATTGGGCATATCACTTAGGTTCTGGAGCCGTAGGAGGAAACACTAATGGTGCCAAGAGGACTATAGCGATAGAAATGTCTAATATTGGATTTCTGAAAAGAATTGGAGACCAGCTAGTTACTGTATATAGTGATACAGACGTATACTGCCATATGAATGAAACACGATTTTATACCAAGCTAGACATACCGTATAGAGGTGAACAATATTATGCCAGATATACGATCAGACAATATAAAAGCTTGGCTTTATTACTTCGGTATTTAACTGCAGAATATAAAATACCTGCAGTATTCCTGCCAGAGGATAAACGATATGATATAGTGGCAGAAAATGAGTTAGTCAATTTTAAAGGGATTACATCTCACGTAAATTATCGATCTTCTGGAAAATGGGATATAGGGCCCGCATTTGATTGGCAAAAAGTTATGGAAGAGCTTTAA